One Candidatus Uhrbacteria bacterium CG10_big_fil_rev_8_21_14_0_10_50_16 genomic region harbors:
- a CDS encoding 50S ribosomal protein L17 — translation MRHRNTTKTLGRKKASREAMLRNLATSIVLHETVRTTSAKASVVRPIVEKAVTRGKESTLHARRELMKLFMTEGAVNKVLEIIGPRYATRPGGYTRITKIGSRLGDGAEMVEISFV, via the coding sequence ATGCGACATCGCAACACGACGAAAACATTGGGACGAAAGAAAGCTTCTCGTGAAGCGATGCTTCGTAATCTCGCAACAAGCATTGTGTTACACGAGACAGTGCGTACAACTTCTGCAAAAGCAAGCGTTGTACGTCCAATTGTAGAAAAAGCAGTGACTCGCGGGAAAGAAAGCACCCTTCACGCACGACGAGAGCTTATGAAGCTCTTTATGACAGAAGGGGCTGTGAATAAGGTTCTCGAGATCATTGGACCTCGATACGCAACACGGCCAGGAGGTTACACACGTATTACAAAGATCGGAAGTCGTCTTGGAGATGGCGCCGAAATGGTAGAGATCTCATTTGTGTAA
- the rpoA gene encoding DNA-directed RNA polymerase subunit alpha: MDTFVYPSTIAYVPGEQPHSATLTIEPLFHGYGTTIGNALRRVLLSSLPGGALTGVKIAGVSHEFTTMNGVKEDGVEIRMNLKQVALKVFSDTPVRLSLSKKGKGPVTAADFAANADVEIVNPEAVIATLTDDTTTFELEVLAETGYGYVPTEERSSEETEVGWIKLDALYSPVKAIAFRVEPVRIGEITNYDRVVLDIETNGVISPEEAVKASTEILMKHFSLLTGDSSAAIETGADNE; this comes from the coding sequence ATGGACACATTTGTCTATCCATCAACCATCGCGTACGTTCCCGGTGAACAGCCGCACAGTGCAACCCTTACGATCGAGCCGCTGTTTCATGGGTACGGAACCACGATTGGAAATGCCCTACGCCGCGTTCTTCTTTCCTCGCTTCCAGGTGGAGCGTTGACAGGAGTCAAGATCGCAGGAGTTTCACACGAGTTTACAACCATGAATGGCGTTAAAGAGGATGGCGTCGAGATTCGCATGAATCTCAAACAGGTTGCGCTTAAAGTGTTTAGTGACACACCCGTACGACTGAGCCTCTCAAAGAAAGGAAAAGGACCCGTAACGGCTGCGGATTTTGCGGCAAATGCGGATGTAGAGATTGTGAATCCAGAAGCGGTTATTGCAACACTCACGGATGACACAACAACGTTCGAGCTAGAAGTACTTGCAGAAACTGGTTACGGTTATGTGCCAACAGAGGAACGTTCAAGCGAAGAGACAGAAGTAGGTTGGATCAAGCTTGATGCCCTCTACAGCCCGGTAAAAGCGATTGCATTCCGCGTGGAACCTGTTCGTATCGGTGAAATTACAAACTACGATCGCGTGGTTCTCGATATTGAGACCAACGGCGTGATCTCGCCAGAAGAGGCCGTAAAGGCGTCTACGGAGATTTTGATGAAGCACTTCTCATTGTTGACTGGAGATTCCTCCGCAGCCATTGAGACAGGAGCTGACAACGAATAA
- a CDS encoding 30S ribosomal protein S4, translating to MAIKKKLGKLSRREGIPLSPSVSIAKVMQRRPYGPGMHGPKQTRKRVSTYGLQLREKQKAKLLYDLREKQFRNYYKKAIRTDGDTGVILIRLLELRLENVVLKMGFAKTRQQARQLVSHKYFTVNGIPVNIRSYKVKSGDIVAFKDTKKDKKIMPDLLVHAETVTVPSWLSVDVKKGSGQVLSEPEGDDLNQPFDPTLIIEFYSR from the coding sequence ATGGCCATCAAGAAAAAATTAGGAAAATTGAGCCGACGAGAAGGTATTCCATTGTCACCAAGTGTGAGTATCGCCAAGGTCATGCAACGCCGACCTTATGGTCCTGGCATGCATGGCCCAAAGCAAACACGCAAGCGTGTTTCTACCTACGGCCTTCAATTGCGTGAGAAGCAGAAAGCAAAACTTCTGTACGATCTCCGAGAAAAGCAATTCCGCAACTATTACAAGAAAGCAATCCGCACGGATGGTGACACAGGAGTGATCCTTATTCGCCTCCTTGAGTTGCGACTTGAAAACGTTGTTCTCAAAATGGGTTTTGCAAAGACACGTCAACAGGCACGTCAATTGGTTAGCCATAAATACTTTACGGTGAACGGGATTCCCGTCAACATCCGATCGTACAAGGTAAAATCAGGAGACATTGTCGCGTTCAAGGATACAAAGAAAGACAAGAAAATCATGCCCGACTTACTCGTGCATGCAGAAACAGTTACGGTTCCTAGCTGGTTGTCAGTAGATGTCAAAAAGGGTTCTGGACAGGTTTTGAGTGAGCCAGAGGGGGACGATCTCAACCAACCATTCGATCCAACACTCATCATTGAGTTCTACTCACGCTAA